One segment of Salvia splendens isolate huo1 chromosome 20, SspV2, whole genome shotgun sequence DNA contains the following:
- the LOC121782440 gene encoding structural maintenance of chromosomes flexible hinge domain-containing protein GMI1-like, producing the protein MSSKSPLSGMKKRPLETSGVEGTQKSRPVVDVYGDDFDNAKVMTPPMKLNKRPREETPGKTSSGTVQAKDDGCEMVYRFRVLLPNGTAVELKMSELRKEMPIEKFISIVRREYSLLANQKTSLGQKRRINWDYQDLHFTDTQENKMKLKIDFQKLLPNIWHLLWLHDGSLEPDEYEDMWDLTPDTDLLKELPDDYTCETALADLIDNSLQALWSNGKGERRLISVQLEPGKISIFDSGPGMDGANGNIVKWGKLGASLHRSMREKAVGGEPPYLMPFFGMFGYGGPVAAMCLGRRAVVSSKTKQSNKVFTLHMEREALVSASHLENCWKTKGGIRDPLKDENLNSPHGSFTKVEIFDPKPKVKNLYIRQLRRKLKDIYFPYIQCDEMSGKTSRPIIFQVNEMDLAGIQGGEVATTNMRSCNGPEFIVQVQFSTTADSSAMAGQNQRVSATANARLKCVYFPIVEGKESIQMILDKLNEDHCGIKESFESFSRVSVRRLGRLLPDVRWGLLPFMEPQHKIGEKAKILMRLCSRVKCFIDTDSGFNPTPHKTDLAHHHPYTKALKNFGKRSDDDRKEVQVKISRDGKALTFGQLQVLYNDWIMEMHDRYDEETDDGLDEPMLIVGASKEKKNKKLDLKSSVLRVHKEIQRKGKCWKAGLNIKVLKGACAGCHNNNVYATLEYIILEGLQGDASGEARLICRPLGLPKEKACHLLVREGNCTIDINDSYVFPIRIIDSDKCLPVDDIEWKTKLEAFKQKLPAAIDLLSQADCQELEIDGGLPSLLKAGDCLPDNIVAVVRPRSFNNGNSSKRLDQKFIVRDNHEMILEIVKHRASDGDAGSREHAYSVRHPPESYKGLHGLYIFPLGSRQRLLCEEPGILTCSFSLKDIRDIKLEHKVQVQGPYGIGRWVVLNHDENEPYTVRVGSCCRTLSVVCLDEHKKRIRFKDVPNFLIKLTSNGRNLARDCRKKVEITPDKLTMKIKDISISSSELDHIRPNYEATLLLSTPDNAFSVALPCRVMPAPPKKITVHPNELRKQLLPGQIIEDLALEVFDEYGNHLKENDLILLRLDGLSIQDGSGITCGLVVESKKKVDANGRVDLSNLLKVSAGYGKRVMLSVMSKDGVIFELRFQTEVRELRALQKVFMNCEAGSLLKNVAFEIVDSEGKVDERIHDDDKHGQSHTLSIKCRSFRIDESVKYRFLNGCCTVPSIPLPREEGAVFFEAVHSRHLELKFAIKVIVDKVRQKNRDDVRNHADIGNRMHQPKYMSENEAALQNGNYDIQRSQVHVEKQQQEKLDSSLNPVDVGNSVLLTPISSEREHNLPISRVSDVMNEISYPILSTPRSAEHGQNLPVSPSIRLSQVMNETFSPHSSGSPFLSIPRSPGHGQVLPITPPSRVSQEMNMTFSLPSSCKSISTPSSSKLGFLQVSPSLRVPQVKKEIFPHSSKGCLSPISDSHPLKTPKLDTHTQSGSPVTVCRKEICSEQELEDDLLNTAMQMSNHKRKLEIQRGTLSQIQLEISQLQAVIAPGLGSNALNLCGLRPTVKQIESRSQTAAAVICTMFENDLACKGIVGVVALLGTVESIELSRMLAQYLGEDQMLAIVCRNYADAQSLDANTFHKLAGYNAFCLEDIRPRSNEPSSDLQELLPLQDPTLPNGSTPHGFLGYAVDLINIEPNRSEWRTTSGHGLRQTLFHRLFGKLQVYKDRDCMMAAAQSCIEGAVSLDGGILRGNGLLSLGLWEPKILFPVMKKATHPLSLNKLAVKEMELEKIQQRVDETENVLRLCVEKFSICKEKYNSYMSQTRIGS; encoded by the exons GTAATGACACCCCCCATGAAGTTGAACAAAAGGCCCCGTGAAGAGACACCGGGAAAAACTTCAAGTGGGACTGTTCAAGCCAAAGATGATGGGTGTGAAATGGTATACAGGTTTCGTGTACTACTTCCGAACGGCACTGCTGTGGAGCTAAAAATGAGTGAGCTGCGCAAAGAGATGCCAATTGAGAAGTTCATTAGTATAGTTAGAAGAGAATATTCTCTTCTAGCCAACCAGAAGACGTCCTTGGGACAAAAGAGAAGAATCAATTGGGACTACCAGGACCTACACTTCACAGATACACAAGAAAATAAGATGAAACTCAAAATAGATTTCCAAAAATTATTGCCCAACATCTGGCACTTGCTTTGGCTTCAT GATGGATCCCTAGAGCCTGATGAATATGAG GACATGTGGGATCTTACTCCAGATACCGATTTGCTTAAAGAGTTACCCGATGATTATACCTGTGAAACAGCTCTGGCTGACCTGATA GATAATTCCCTACAAGCTTTATGGTCCAATGGCAAAGGAGAAAGAAGATTAATTAG TGTGCAATTGGAGCCTGGGAAAATTTCCATTTTTGACTCAGGTCCAGGAATGGATGGTGCTAATGGGAACATAGTCAAGTG GGGAAAATTGGGAGCATCTCTTCACCGCTCGATGAGAGAAAAAGCAGTAGGGGGAGAACCTCCATATCTAATG CCTTTCTTTGGAATGTTTGGTTATGGTGGTCCAGTAGCGGCAATGTGTTTGGGAAG GCGAGCTGTTGTTTCTTCAAAGACAAAGCAAAGTAACAAGGTATTTACATTGCACATGGAAAGAGAAGCATTAGTGAGTGCCTCCCATCTGGAAAACTGCTGGAAG ACCAAAGGAGGTATCAGAGATCCTTTGAAAGATGAAAATCTGAACTCTCCACATGGAAGCTTCACAAAA GTTGAAATATTTGATCCCAAGCCAAAAGTGAAGAATCTGTACATAAGGCAATTGCGGCGTAAATTGAAGGACATATACTTTCCCTATATCCAG TGTGATGAAATGTCAGGAAAGACAAGTAGACCGATTATATTTCAG GTCAATGAGATGGACTTAGCTGGAATACAAGGCGGGGAAGTTGCCACTACAAACATGCGCTCATGTAATGGTCCTGAATTTATCGTGCAAGTTCAATTTAGTACCACTGCAGATTCTTCTGCAATGGCTGGTCAAA ATCAAAGAGTATCTGCTACAGCAAATGCAAGGCTGAAGTGTGTTTACTTTCCCATAGTTGAG GGTAAAGAAAGTATACAGATGATACTTGATAAGTTAAATGAAGATCACTGTGGAATCAAAGAGAGCTTCGAAAGCTTCAGTCGTGTATCTGTTCGAAGGTTGGGCCGTCTCCTGCCAGACGTTCGCTGG GGTTTGCTTCCTTTTATGGAGCCCCAACATAAAATAGGTGAAAAAGCTAAGATTCTTATGAGACTCTGCTCTAGAGTGAAATGTTTCATAG ATACTGATTCCGGCTTCAATCCAACACCTCATAAG ACAGATTTAGCCCACCATCACCCCTACACCAAGGCTCTAAAGAACTTTGGCAAGAGATCAGATGATGATAGAAAAG AGGTGCAAGTCAAAATCTCTAGAGATGGAAAGGCTTTGACATTCGGTCAGCTACAGGTGCTGTATAATGATTGGATTATGGAAATGCATGATCGTTATGACGAGGAAACTGATGATGGCCTGGATGAACCCATGCTTATTGTTGGTGCTtcgaaggagaaaaagaataaaaagctCGACCTCAAATCTAGTG TGCTGAGGGTTCATAAAGAGATCCAGAGGAAAGGAAAATGTTGGAAAGCTGGTCTGAACATCAAAGTTTTAAAGGGAGCATGTGCCGGATGCCATAACAACAATGTATATGCCACACTTGAGTATATAATCTTGGAAGGGCTTCAAGGGGATGCTTCTG GTGAGGCTCGACTAATTTGCAG GCCACTTGGTCTTCCCAAAGAAAAAGCATGCCATCTTTTAGTTAGGGAGGGGAACTGCACTATTGACATTAACGACTCTTACGTGTTTCCAATAAGAATAATTGATTCTGATAAG TGCTTACCTGTTGATGATATTGAATGGAAAACAAAGCTTGAGGCGTTCAAGCAGAAATTGCCTGCTGCCATAGATTTATTAAGTCAGGCCGATTGCCAAGAATTGGAGATTGATGGG GGATTGCCTAGTCTACTAAAAGCCGGAGATTGTCTTCCGGATAACATTGTTGCTGTTGTACGTCCGCGTTCTTTTAATAATGGAAATAGCTCTAAGAGATTGGACCAAAAGTTCATTGTTAGAGATAATCATGAAATGATTCTAGAAATTGTGAAACATAGAGCTAGTGATGGTGATGCTGGAAGTAGGGAGCATGCTTATTCTGTGAGGCATCCACCTGAATCCTATAAGGGGCTTCATGGTCTATATATATTTCCATTGGGCTCGAGACAGCGCCTGCTGTGTGAGGAGCCTGGCATCTTAACTTGTTCATTTTCACTG AAAGATATCAGGGATATCAAACTTGAACATAAGGTGCAAGTTCAGGGGCCATATGGAATAGGCAGATGGGTAGTCTTAAATCATGATGAAAATGAACCGTACACCGTAAG GGTGGGTTCTTGTTGCAGAACTCTATCTGTAGTTTGCCTTGATGAACACAAGAAACGCATCAGATTTAAAGATGTTCCAAACTTTCTCATCAAGCTCACCTCAAATGGTAGAAATCTTGCTCGAGATTGTAGAAAGAAAGTGGAAATTACACCAGACAAGTTAACTATGAAAATTAAG GATATTTCCATTTCAAGCAGTGAATTAGATCATATCAGGCCAAATTATGAAGCAACGTTACTCCTAAGCACACCAGATAATGCATTTTCAGTTGCTTTACCATGTCGAG TTATGCCTGCACCTCCGAAAAAGATCACCGTGCATCCAAATGAACTACGAAAACAGTTGCTTCCTGGCCAGATTATCGAGGACCTTGCATTAGAA GTGTTTGATGAATATGGCAACCATCTAAAAGAAAATGATCTCATTTTGCTAAGATTAGATGGGTTGTCCATTCAAGATGGAAGTGGAATCACCTGTGGTCTTGTTGTGGAGAGTAAAAAGAAG GTTGATGCTAATGGCCGTGTTGATCTGAGCAATCTTCTTAAAGTTTCTGCAGGATATGGCAAAAGAG TTATGCTTAGTGTAATGTCTAAAGACGGAGTTATTTTTGAGCTGCGGTTTCAGACAGAAGTAAGAGAGCTACGAGCACTGCAGAAG GTTTTCATGAACTGTGAAGCAGGTTCCCTGTTAAAGAATGTTGCATTTGAGATTGTTGATTCTGAAGGAAAGGTTGATGAAAGGATCCACGATGACGATAAACATGGGCAGTCTCATACTCTGTCAATCAAGTGCAGATCATTTCGCATTGATGAGTCTGTGAAATATAGGTTCCTCAATGGATGTTGCACTGTTCCCTCTATTCCTCTCCCTCGTGAAGAAGGAGCTGTCTTCTTTGAAGCCGTGCATTCTCGTCATCTGGAACTAAAGTTTGCCATAAAG GTTATTGTTGATAAGGTGCGGCAAAAGAATCGTGATGATGTGAGAAATCATGCGGATATAGGGAATCGCATGCATCAGCCCAAATATATGTCTGAAAATGAAGCAGCTCTTCAGAATGGAAATTATGATATACAGCGGAGTCAG GTTCATGTTGAGAAACAGCAGCAAGAAAAACTTGACAGCTCCCTGAATCCCGTTGATGTAGGAAATTCAGTACTTTTAACCCCAATATCATCTGAACGTGAACATAACCTCCCTATCTCGAGGGTATCAGACGTGATGAATGAAATCTCTTATCCCATACTATCAACCCCTAGATCAGCTGAACACGGACAGAACCTCCCTGTCTCACCTTCCATAAGGTTATCACAAGTGATGAATGAGACATTTTCACCTCATAGTTCTGGGAGTCCCTTCCTATCAATCCCAAGATCACCTGGACATGGACAGGTCCTCCCAATCACACCTCCCTCTAGGGTTTCGCAAGAGATGAACATGACCTTTTCTCTGCCTAGTTCATGTAAATCAATATCAACCCCAAGTTCATCCAAACTAGGATTCCTCCAGGTCTCACCTTCCCTGAGGGTACCACAAGTGAAGAAGGAGATCTTTCCGCACAGTTCAAAGGGATGTTTATCGCCCATCAGTGATTCGCACCCTTTAAAGACTCCGAAATTGGATACACACACTCAAAGCGGAAGTCCAGTTACAGTATGTCGTAAG GAAATTTGTTCGGAGCAGGAGCTAGAGGATGATCTTCTCAACACTGCAATGCAAATGTCAAACCATAAGAGGAAGTTAGAGATACAACGGGGGACTCTGTCACAAATCCAGCTAGAAATATCGCAGTTACAAG CTGTGATAGCTCCTGGTCTTGGTTCCAATGCGTTGAACTTATGTGGCCTACGCCCGACTGTCAAACAAATAGAAAGCAGAAGTCAGACAGCAGCTGCTGTAATCTGCACAATGTTCGAAAATGATCTAGCATGCAAAGGCATTGTGGGCGTGGTGGCACTTTTGGGAACAGTTGAAAGCATTGAGCTCAGCAG GATGCTGGCACAATATCTCGGCGAGGATCAAATGCTTGCAATTGTTTGCAGAAACTACGCAGACGCACAATCTCTAGATGCCAACACCTTCCACAAGTTGGCCGGCTACAATGCATTTTGCCTCGAGGACATCAG GCCAAGATCCAACGAGCCAAGCAGTGATCTCCAAGAGCTTCTACCATTGCAGGATCCGACCTTGCCAAATGGCAGCACCCCTCATGGTTTCCTTGGCTATGCAGTCGACTTGATCAACATAGAACCAAACCGTTCAGAGTGGAGAACCACAAGCGGCCATGGCCTCCGCCAGACTTTATTTCATCGCCTTTTTGGGAAGCTTCAAGTCTATAAAGACAGGGACTGCATGATGGCAGCAGCTCAATCTTGCATCGAGGGAGCTGTCTCGTTAGATGGAGGTATCCTGAGAGGGAATGGACTCCTCTCTCTAGGCCTTTG GGAACCAAAAATCTTGTTTCCAGTGATGAAGAAAGCTACACATCCATTGAGTTTGAATAAGTTGGCAGTAAAAGAGATGGAGCTGGAGAAGATACAGCAGCGCGTGGATGAGACGGAAAACGTGCTTCGGCTTTGCGTCGAGAAGTTTTCCATCTGCAAAGAAAAGTACAACAGCTACATGTCTCAGACTCGGATAGGATCATAG
- the LOC121782441 gene encoding probable 3-hydroxyisobutyrate dehydrogenase-like 3, mitochondrial: protein MSGQYPAPINPTRTRIGWIGIGVMGGAMASRLISAGYSVTIYARTPSKAASLLSLGAKLADSPADLAAASDVIFTMIGHPSDVKSLILHTLLPSLPPGAVLVDHTSSDPALARQIHNSALQNRCHSVDAPVSGGDLGAALGKLAIFAAGDGKVVEWLRPLFDVMGKVNYMGEAGKGQSCKIANQIVVGGNLIGLSEGLVFAERAGLDKEAFVEAVRGGAAGSMAMELFGKRMIERDFRAGGFAEYMVKDLGMGVDGEVVVPGAALAKQLFSGMVANGDGKMGLQGVVTVIERINGMEG, encoded by the coding sequence ATGAGCGGGCAATACCCTGCCCCGATAAACCCGACCCGGACCCGAATAGGATGGATCGGGATCGGCGTCATGGGCGGCGCCATGGCGTCCCGCCTCATCTCCGCCGGCTACTCCGTCACAATCTACGCCCGCACCCCCTCCAAAGCCGCCTCCCTCCTCTCCCTCGGCGCAAAACTCGCCGATTCCCCAGCCGACCTCGCCGCCGCCTCCGACGTCATCTTCACCATGATCGGTCACCCCTCCGACGTCAAATCCCTAATCCTCCACACTCTCCTCCCCTCCCTCCCCCCCGGCGCCGTCCTCGTCGACCACACCAGCAGCGATCCCGCCCTAGCACGCCAGATCCACAATTCCGCCCTCCAAAACCGCTGCCACTCCGTCGACGCGCCTGTATCTGGCGGCGACCTCGGCGCCGCCCTCGGAAAATTGGCGATTTTCGCCGCCGGTGATGGTAAAGTGGTGGAGTGGCTGAGGCCGCTGTTTGATGTGATGGGGAAGGTGAATTACATGGGGGAGGCGGGGAAGGGGCAGAGCTGTAAAATCGCGAATCAGATCGTGGTAGGGGGGAATTTGATCGGGCTGAGCGAGGGTTTGGTGTTTGCGGAGAGGGCGGGGCTGGATAAGGAGGCGTTTGTGGAGGCGGTGAGGGGCGGGGCGGCGGGGTCGATGGCGATGGAGCTGTTTGGGAAGAGGATGATTGAGAGGGATTTTAGGGCGGGGGGATTTGCGGAGTACATGGTGAAGGATTTGGGGATGGGGGTGGATGGGGAGGTGGTGGTGCCGGGGGCGGCGTTGGCGAAGCAGCTGTTTTCGGGGATGGTGGCGAATGGGGACGGGAAGATGGGGCTGCAGGGCGTCGTGACGGTGATCGAGAGGATCAACGGCATGGAAGGTTAA